In the genome of Flavobacteriaceae bacterium YJPT1-3, the window ACTGGCCATTCTATGCCAATTTGGCCTATGGAGTGACCACCGCACACGATCCTTCCGCCAATACGGAAACGGTATTTGCCTTATCAGAACTGCTCAAAGCCGGAGAAATGGTAGGTCCCCGACTCTACTCTACCGGGTTTATACTCTACGGGGCTGACGGCGATTTTAAAGCGCCTATCGATAAGCTGGAAGACGCTCGAAGTTCCATAAGACGTACTAAAGCGTTTGGAGCCACATCAGTAAAAAGCTACAATCAACCCCGTCGTGAACAACGGCAGCAGGTACTGCAGGCAGCCCGCGAACAAGGGATCAATGTGGTGCCTGAAGGAGGATCGACCTTCTTTACCAACATGAGCATGATCATGGATGGCCACACCGGGATCGAACATAACATTCCTGTAGCGCCGGTGTATAAAGACGTGATCGAACTCTGGTCCAACAGTAAAACAGGATATACCCCTACCCTGATCGTCAACTATGGCGGACTGAACGGGGAGTATTTTTATTATCAGAACAATCAGGTGTGGAACAATGAACACTTGTTGAAATACACTCCACGCGGCCTAGTCGATGCTCGTGCCCGTCACCGTACCATGGTCCCCCAAGAAGAATATGAGAACGGTCATATAGCGGTTTCAGCCGTAGCCAAGCAATTGACTGAACGTGGCGTGAAGGTGAATATGGGGGCTCACGGACAGCTTCAAGGTCTGGGGGCTCACTGGGAAACCTGGATGATGGAGCAAGGAGGCATGACACCCCTGCAAGCCTTGCGGACAGCTACCTTGAACGCAGCGGAGTACATTGGTGCCGGGGCAGATATAGGCTCGCTCAAAGTAGGCAAATTGGCCGATCTGGTCGTGCTCAATTCCAATCCCTTAGACCGTCTGGAGAATACCCAGGATATTCAATACGTAATGGTGAACGGCCGCCTTTACGACGTCAATACCATGAATGAAATTGGGAATCATCCTAAAGAGCGTAGCCAGTTTTACTGGGAGAACAATAAATACAATGAATCGTTTCCCTGGCACGAGGCCAGTTCGAGTTTCACCCGAGCCGGCTGTGGCTGTCATCTGGGTCACGAATAAATATTCCTGTATGCATCTTGCTCAAGTCAACATAGCCCGTATGAAAGGGCCTATTGATTCGCCCATAATGGCTGACTTTGTAGCCAACCTCGATCGTATCAATGCCTTGGCCGAAAAGCACAAGGGTTTTGTCTGGAGAATGCAAGGGGACGATGGAAATGCGACTGCCCTGCGCGTTTTTGAGGATGACGAATTACTGATCAATCTTTCGGTTTGGAAAGATCACGAGTCTCTTTTTGAGTACGTTTACCATAGCGCACATGTGGAAATCATGAAAAGACGAAAAGAATGGTTTCAGCATATGAAATCGGTGCACATGGCGTTGTGGTATGTAGATCAGGAACATCAACCCGATCCGCAGGAAGCCAAGGAGCGCCTGGCTCATATTCGAGCCAACGGAGAATCACCTTTTGCCTTTACCTTTAAAAATAAGTATACACCCAAAGAAGCACTAACCTACCATCCATGAAATACTCATTATGCTATGCCCTTGTCCTATTGGCGCTGATCAGTTGCCAAAAGGAAGAGAAACCTCAATTTGATCTGGCCATCAAAAATGTCAATGTGATCGATCTGCAGACCGGAGCGGTCAGTGAACAGTCCATCATCATTCACGAGAATAGAATCAACACCCTCATTCCTAAAAGACCCGAAGGCACCTTTATCGATAA includes:
- a CDS encoding DUF3291 domain-containing protein — translated: MHLAQVNIARMKGPIDSPIMADFVANLDRINALAEKHKGFVWRMQGDDGNATALRVFEDDELLINLSVWKDHESLFEYVYHSAHVEIMKRRKEWFQHMKSVHMALWYVDQEHQPDPQEAKERLAHIRANGESPFAFTFKNKYTPKEALTYHP